In the Mangifera indica cultivar Alphonso unplaced genomic scaffold, CATAS_Mindica_2.1 Un_0040, whole genome shotgun sequence genome, one interval contains:
- the LOC123206518 gene encoding protein DSS1 HOMOLOG ON CHROMOSOME V-like: MAAEPKTVTEDAKIDLFEDDDEFEEFGINEEWEDKDEGNDVAQQWEDDWDDDDVNDDFSLQLRKELENNTEKN, from the exons ATGGCGGCCGAACCAAAGACAGTGACCGAAGATGCAAAGATCGATCTGTTCGAAGATGATGACGAGTTTGAAGAGTTTGGAATCAACGAAG AGTGGGAGGATAAGGATGAAGGGAATGATGTTGCGCAGCAGTGGGAAGATGATTGGGATGATGATGATGTCAATGATGATTTCTCTCTACAGCTTAGGAAGGAACTGGAGAACAACACTGAGAAGAACTGA